Proteins encoded together in one Pseudomonas sp. Seg1 window:
- a CDS encoding PA1571 family protein translates to MSLQHRSEDKIEVIRTKPGQTLGCSIIDKDGREVPITEDMIQDACRDLEKRLVKPAEQK, encoded by the coding sequence ATGTCCTTGCAACACCGCAGCGAAGACAAGATTGAAGTGATCCGCACCAAGCCCGGCCAAACTCTGGGTTGCTCGATTATCGATAAGGACGGGCGTGAAGTACCGATCACTGAAGACATGATCCAGGACGCTTGCCGCGACCTGGAGAAGCGATTGGTCAAGCCTGCCGAACAAAAGTGA